The uncultured Fibrobacter sp. sequence AAAGTCAAATTCAGTCCGCTCATTATTTGTAGCTCCTAGTAGCGAGGTGGACGTTATCAAAGGTAAGAGGTTCCTTGGAAAGTTCCGGTGCGACACCGTCGCCCTTGTATTCCCAGGCACCCACGTAGCAGAAGTTCTCGTCGTCGCGCTTGGCTTCGCCTTCCGGAGTCTGGCTTTCTTCGCGGAAGTGGCCGCCGCAAGATTCCTTGCGGTGCAGGGCGTCGAGAGTGAGGACTTCGGCGAATTCGAGGAAGTCAGCCACGCGGCCGGCACGTTCGAGGTTCTGGTTGAAGGAACCTTCGGAGCCGAGCACGTTGACGTTTTCCCAGAATTCGGCACGGAGGGCCGGAATCTTCTCGAGAGCGGTCTTCAGGCCGGCCTCGTTACGGGCCATGCCCACGTATTCCCACATGATGTTACCGAGTTCACGATGGATATCGTTAACAGTGCGGTGACCCTTGATGGAGAGGAGCTTGTGGATGCGTTCTTCGGTCTGCTTCTTGCAGTCTTCGAACGCGGCATCGGATTCGGAAACCTTCTCGAGCTTGGTGCCCGCGAAGTAGCCGCCGATGGTGAACGGAATGACGAAGTAACCGTCGGAGAGGCCCTGCATCAAAGCAGATGCGCCGAGGCGGTTTGCACCGTGGTCGGAGAAGTTGGCTTCACCGAGAACGAAGCAGCCCGGAATCGTGGACATCAGATCGTAGTCCACCCAGAGGCCGCCCATGGTGTAGTGGATGGCCGGGAAGATACGCATCGGGACCTTGTACGGGTCTTCGTCGGTAATCTTTTCGTACATCTGGAAGAGGTTGCCGTACTTGGCAGACACACCTGCAACGCCCATGCGCTGGATAGCGTCGGCGAAGTCGAGGTACACAGCCTGCTTGGTGTTACCCACGCCGAGACCTGCGTCGCAGACCTGCTTGGCGTTACGGGATGCCACGTCACGCGGAACGAGGTTACCGAAGCTCGGGTACTTTTCTTCGAGGTAGTAGTAACGTTCTTCTTCCGGAATCTGGTCCGGGCTGCGGGTGTCGCCAGCCTTGCGCGGAACCCAGATACGGCCGTCGTTACGGAGAGATTCGCTCATCAAGGTGAGCTTGGACTGCAGGTCGCCGTGGCGAGGAATGCAAGTCGGGTGAATCTGCGTGTAGCAGGGGTTAGCGAACAGAGCGCCGCGCTTGTAGGCACGGAAAGCAGCCGTCACGTTAGAGCCCTGGGCGTTGGT is a genomic window containing:
- a CDS encoding fumarate reductase/succinate dehydrogenase flavoprotein subunit, producing the protein MILDSKIPGGSIEEKWTKHKFELKLVNPANKRKFTVIVVGTGLAGASAAASLAELGYNVKSFCIQDSPRRAHSIAAQGGINAAKNYKNDGDSVYRLFYDTVKGGDFRAREANVHRLAENSNLIIDQCVAQGVPFGREYGGLLDNRSFGGTQVSRTFYARGQTGQQLLLGAYQALMRQVAAGKVKMFPRREMMDLVVIDGKARGIIVRNLITGELESHVGDAVCLCTGGYGNVYYLSTNAQGSNVTAAFRAYKRGALFANPCYTQIHPTCIPRHGDLQSKLTLMSESLRNDGRIWVPRKAGDTRSPDQIPEEERYYYLEEKYPSFGNLVPRDVASRNAKQVCDAGLGVGNTKQAVYLDFADAIQRMGVAGVSAKYGNLFQMYEKITDEDPYKVPMRIFPAIHYTMGGLWVDYDLMSTIPGCFVLGEANFSDHGANRLGASALMQGLSDGYFVIPFTIGGYFAGTKLEKVSESDAAFEDCKKQTEERIHKLLSIKGHRTVNDIHRELGNIMWEYVGMARNEAGLKTALEKIPALRAEFWENVNVLGSEGSFNQNLERAGRVADFLEFAEVLTLDALHRKESCGGHFREESQTPEGEAKRDDENFCYVGAWEYKGDGVAPELSKEPLTFDNVHLATRSYK